The Terriglobia bacterium genomic sequence TGCGAGGACAAATGAAGACTTGATTTTCCGTATTTCAAATCTTAATTTGCCGTGGTAGATTTGAAATCCTGCTTCCCTGATCTGCCACGGCAAAAGAAAGTCTTCAAGCTTCGATTTGAGATTAAGACGGTTCAAACGGTGTCTTTTCCCACCGCGTTCACTTTTTTTAAGATTTTTTGGACCGGTTGCAACAAACAGGGGGGTCTCAGACGTCTTACCTTATAGAGGCGGTCGAAAGGCCGGGCGATCCCGGCCTTGCTGTTCGGAGGCGCCTCCATAACGCAACGTTCGAAGAAAGAAGGTAAACACTATGACAAACAAAATTCACCTGTTACTGAATACGCACCAACCGGATACCGGGATCGCCACAGACGCCGTCGCGGCGTATGACGGTCTGAACGGCAATCCGAATTTCGTCAACCCGCCGGTCCCGCTGGCTTCATTCAAGGCGGAGATCGACAGCTACGCGAGTAAAATCGCGGCGGCTGGCGGCGGTGGCAAGCAAGCCATCATCGACCGGAACGCGCAACGCGAGACGGTTACCATGATGATGTACCAGCTTGGACACTGGGTAGTGGCCAATTGCAAGGATGACCTCTCGATATTCCAATCGAGCGGCTTCCAGGCGAGATCCACGACCAGAACCCCACCGGCGGCGCTGCCCCAGCCCATGATCGAAAAACTCGAGAATGGGGATGTTTCCGGGCAGATCCGCGCGAAAGTGAAGGCGATTCCCAAGGCGATCAATTATGAGGCGCAGTATGCCTCAATTGGCGCCGACGGAAAGCCGGGCTCCTGGACGGTCTTGCCGCCGTTCACCAGCTCGCGCTCCTTTCTCGTCACTGGCTTAACCCCAGGCACGACCTATGCTT encodes the following:
- a CDS encoding fibronectin type III domain-containing protein; translated protein: MTNKIHLLLNTHQPDTGIATDAVAAYDGLNGNPNFVNPPVPLASFKAEIDSYASKIAAAGGGGKQAIIDRNAQRETVTMMMYQLGHWVVANCKDDLSIFQSSGFQARSTTRTPPAALPQPMIEKLENGDVSGQIRAKVKAIPKAINYEAQYASIGADGKPGSWTVLPPFTSSRSFLVTGLTPGTTYAFQVRALGRLGYTNWSDSAHRMSL